A stretch of Methanobacterium sp. DNA encodes these proteins:
- a CDS encoding DUF2795 domain-containing protein — translation MARRGGITIEIERALKGMHYPAKKQDLVNQAKQNNANQDVIQTIENLPSDNFNSPLDVQKAFGRGRR, via the coding sequence ATGGCCCGACGTGGTGGAATTACTATAGAAATAGAAAGAGCCCTGAAAGGTATGCATTACCCTGCAAAAAAACAGGACCTGGTAAATCAAGCTAAACAAAATAATGCAAACCAGGATGTTATTCAAACCATAGAAAACTTACCTTCAGATAATTTTAACTCTCCACTAGATGTTCAAAAAGCATTTGGACGGGGACGAAGGTAA
- a CDS encoding MarR family transcriptional regulator produces the protein MKDSDEIKAEFYAERVGMEKYILVVLFLIQQRWGYIINKELSEDRITTKQWLMMIVISNAFNHAPSMQEVADAMSITHQNVKQLAVRLEDRGFLKIERDPSNRRILRLKVTDECHKYWEKRTPEDIKSVNALFRGLEDNELKTLFEIMGKLEKISANLYQEAKKM, from the coding sequence ATGAAAGATTCAGATGAAATAAAAGCTGAGTTCTATGCGGAAAGAGTAGGAATGGAAAAATATATACTTGTTGTTTTATTCTTAATACAGCAACGATGGGGCTATATAATCAATAAAGAACTTTCAGAAGATCGAATAACAACCAAACAATGGTTAATGATGATTGTTATATCTAATGCCTTTAATCACGCCCCATCAATGCAGGAAGTCGCAGATGCAATGAGTATAACCCATCAAAATGTCAAACAGCTTGCTGTACGGCTTGAAGATAGAGGTTTCCTAAAAATTGAGCGGGACCCCAGTAACAGACGTATATTGAGATTGAAGGTAACTGATGAATGTCATAAATACTGGGAAAAAAGGACACCTGAAGATATTAAATCAGTGAATGCACTCTTTAGAGGTCTGGAAGATAACGAATTAAAAACTCTGTTTGAAATTATGGGTAAACTTGAAAAGATATCTGCAAATCTATATCAGGAAGCTAAAAAAATGTAA
- a CDS encoding flavodoxin domain-containing protein, which yields MKALVVYGTRYGTATGIAEEISRVLEDEGLEVDLKNAKKLKKHDIAPYELVVVGSGIKMGKWTKDSLKFLKDNKTGLKDKKVALFVTCGAANDPETVAEGQEKYLDEVAEKYLINKPVSTGLYGSYYDPEANHGLLYKLTSKWIKDELKKQGKDIDKPYDYRNWDEIRAWARKLAEVAKK from the coding sequence ATGAAAGCATTAGTTGTTTATGGTACCAGATACGGTACAGCAACCGGGATTGCTGAAGAAATTAGTCGAGTTTTAGAAGATGAAGGACTTGAAGTGGATTTAAAGAATGCGAAAAAACTCAAAAAACATGATATAGCTCCTTATGAACTTGTAGTTGTTGGAAGCGGGATTAAAATGGGTAAATGGACTAAAGATTCACTTAAATTCCTGAAAGATAATAAGACAGGTTTAAAAGATAAAAAAGTGGCATTATTTGTCACCTGTGGGGCTGCAAATGATCCTGAAACCGTGGCTGAAGGGCAGGAGAAATATTTAGACGAAGTAGCAGAAAAATACCTCATTAATAAACCAGTGTCCACAGGACTCTATGGAAGCTATTATGATCCTGAAGCAAATCACGGTTTGTTATATAAATTAACATCAAAATGGATTAAAGACGAATTAAAAAAACAGGGCAAAGATATAGATAAACCCTATGATTACAGGAATTGGGATGAAATACGTGCATGGGCCCGTAAATTAGCTGAAGTAGCAAAAAAATGA
- a CDS encoding flavodoxin domain-containing protein, with translation MEINRLLKLTGLGAIIVILAIFGVMGFVMYDVMSYTATDSQNLSPTVPEVGKALVVYDPGISGQGKDAAEVISKDLQEKGYFVTLAGISSEKAKNTAGYNIIVVGGPIYAGNASKSVQSYLSTLKPDNGAKIAVFAVGEDADVLNNPEMLKKEVATLPKGSSLQIVAVTKFIQNEDFNKKSEGFINSILN, from the coding sequence ATGGAAATCAATAGATTATTAAAATTGACAGGTTTAGGGGCAATTATAGTCATACTTGCAATTTTTGGTGTAATGGGATTTGTTATGTACGATGTTATGAGTTATACTGCTACTGATTCCCAGAATCTTAGCCCCACAGTACCAGAGGTTGGAAAAGCACTTGTTGTTTATGATCCCGGTATCAGCGGACAGGGGAAAGATGCGGCAGAGGTAATCTCAAAGGATTTACAGGAAAAAGGATACTTTGTCACTTTAGCAGGGATTAGCAGTGAAAAAGCTAAAAATACGGCCGGATACAATATTATTGTTGTTGGAGGGCCAATCTATGCTGGAAATGCCAGTAAATCTGTTCAATCTTATTTGAGCACTCTTAAACCAGATAATGGTGCAAAGATTGCTGTATTTGCAGTAGGTGAAGATGCAGATGTACTAAATAATCCAGAAATGCTTAAAAAAGAAGTTGCAACACTTCCCAAAGGCAGTTCACTCCAGATAGTTGCTGTAACGAAATTCATCCAGAATGAA